From Psychrobacillus sp. FSL K6-2836, a single genomic window includes:
- a CDS encoding YtnP family quorum-quenching lactonase, with amino-acid sequence MDTFKFHEMSFTWLKGGTTFMDGGAMFGVVPKPLWEKKYPVNEKNQIELPSDPLLIQYKGQNILMESGLGYRKMTEKQLRNYGVSDQSQVEDNLVELGLLLEDIHIVIMTHLHFDHACGLTKWEGNQIVSTFPNAKIYVSDVEWHEMKNPNIRSKNTYWKENWEAIESQVIPFTNSLEVVDGIEMIHTGGHSDGHSIVVFKQAEDTVIHMADLMPTHAHQNPLWVLAYDDYPMTSVYAKEKWVKQALQQNYWFSFYHDAFYRMIKWSEDGKEIMDLVERSR; translated from the coding sequence ATGGACACATTTAAATTTCATGAAATGTCATTCACATGGTTAAAGGGAGGAACAACTTTTATGGACGGGGGTGCCATGTTTGGAGTTGTCCCAAAGCCATTATGGGAAAAGAAATATCCTGTTAATGAGAAAAACCAGATTGAACTACCATCGGATCCGTTACTGATCCAATATAAGGGGCAAAATATTTTAATGGAATCAGGCCTTGGTTATCGAAAAATGACCGAGAAACAATTACGAAACTATGGGGTTTCCGATCAATCACAAGTGGAAGATAATCTTGTAGAATTAGGCTTATTACTAGAGGACATCCATATTGTCATTATGACTCATCTCCATTTCGATCACGCCTGTGGTCTGACAAAATGGGAAGGAAACCAAATTGTATCCACTTTTCCAAATGCCAAAATATATGTATCCGATGTTGAATGGCATGAGATGAAAAATCCCAATATTCGCTCCAAAAATACATACTGGAAAGAAAATTGGGAGGCAATTGAAAGTCAGGTAATTCCGTTTACAAATTCTCTTGAGGTAGTAGATGGAATCGAAATGATTCATACCGGAGGACACAGTGACGGACATAGTATTGTTGTATTCAAGCAAGCGGAGGATACTGTAATACATATGGCAGATCTTATGCCTACCCATGCGCACCAAAATCCGCTTTGGGTTCTTGCGTATGACGATTATCCAATGACATCTGTATATGCGAAAGAAAAATGGGTCAAACAAGCACTTCAACAAAATTACTGGTTCAG